The sequence CTCGGCGGCGCTATCCAGGGGCACCCGCCAGTCCACCCCCACGACATCCGGGCCCACCACGGCCATGTCCCCCAGCAGCTCCCCGGTCCCCACGCCAAAATGAATCCGCGGAATCCCATAGGGCTCCAGCGCGGCGAAGATCTCCCGCGAGTAGGGGGCCACGTATTCCCGGTAGTCCCGGGCAGATAGATACCCCGCCCAGGAATCGAATAGTTGCAGCGCATCCACCCCGGCCTCCGCCTGCACCGCGAGGAACCGGATGATGGAGGGGGTCAGTGCGCGCATGAGCTCATGCCAGACCTCCGGTTGCGAATACATCAGGCCCTTCGTGACCTCGTGGTTCTTCGAGGGGCCGCCCTCCACGAGGTAGCTGGCCAGGGTGAAGGGAGCCCCGGCGAAACCGATGAGGACCTGGTCCTCTCGCAAAACCTCGAGCACCCCGGCAATCCCCTCCACCACGGGCTGCAACTGCTCGGTGTGCACGACGGGGAGATTCCGCGCGGCCTCCCGGGTGCGAATCGGCTGAGCCACAACGGGCCCTCGGCCGGGAACGATATCCAGGTCGATGCCGGCGGCTTTGAGGGGAACGACGATGTCGGAGAAGAGGATGGCGGCATCCGCGTCATGGCGGCGCACCGGTTGCAGCGTGATCTCGCTGAGCAAATCTGGGGTGAAGCAGGCGTCCAACATTCCGACATGTGCCCGGATCTCCCGATACTCCGGCAGGGACCGACCGGCCTGCCGCATCATCCACACGGGCCGCCGGGAGGGAGTATCACCGCGGGCGGCGGCGAGGAAGGGGGCATCGTGGGCAGCGCGGCGACGGGATTGCGCCGTTGCGACATCGAGGGTCACGGGGTCATGCGTCATGGGGCCATTATGCCAGTCCCACCGGACGGGCCCTTTTCCCCTCTAGGCCATCGGCCCCGTGGTCTGCGGCGCGCCTCAACCCCTCCGCTAAGTCTCAAGG comes from Corynebacterium heidelbergense and encodes:
- the hemE gene encoding uroporphyrinogen decarboxylase — translated: MTHDPVTLDVATAQSRRRAAHDAPFLAAARGDTPSRRPVWMMRQAGRSLPEYREIRAHVGMLDACFTPDLLSEITLQPVRRHDADAAILFSDIVVPLKAAGIDLDIVPGRGPVVAQPIRTREAARNLPVVHTEQLQPVVEGIAGVLEVLREDQVLIGFAGAPFTLASYLVEGGPSKNHEVTKGLMYSQPEVWHELMRALTPSIIRFLAVQAEAGVDALQLFDSWAGYLSARDYREYVAPYSREIFAALEPYGIPRIHFGVGTGELLGDMAVVGPDVVGVDWRVPLDSAAERISSALATEDPQGSPEQRLRTLQGNLDPAVLFAGPEVVREQVQRVCGEADRAMARGLARGHIFNLGHGVLPTTDPDAITRAFEEVHQQ